From a region of the Arachis ipaensis cultivar K30076 chromosome B09, Araip1.1, whole genome shotgun sequence genome:
- the LOC110267066 gene encoding receptor-like protein 12 yields the protein MPHALINSHHPLPKLQNISCCATNNMATSSSNQVTIILFCLLSTIIFNSSSLVMCNSMMVHCDEKDESTLLKFKHEVTDPSGVLSSWSSDEVKDCCQWKGVHCDNITHRVTELHLPCDTIQSDEIIDKDNEKPHCLTELHLDDCSLKDINPSLQYANLTSLKVLSLASNDFSSILPSWLFNLSHISYIDLSENYLHGQLPQTLPKFHQSIESLCLYINDLEGPIPDWLGQLDKLKALDLCYNNFDGQISTILENLPSLLIELRLYSNFLTGTVSEKNFHLLSKLKILGLGSEYLVFDFDTKWIPSFQLQILVLKNPGPKFPSWIYTQSSLEYLYIGNSRASFEPLDKFWKFAAQLEVLVLVNNSINSDISNVLLDSKVVIMQLNNFRGSVPQVSSKVTHLELSYNNLSDISPFLCQKMKGKRNLETLFISDNALSGEIPNCLMNWTSLLQVNLGNNNLSGKIPHSIGSLSRLIFLSLEGNMLFGEIPLSLKDCKNLRYLILGENAFSGTIPSWINQRIKILQLGFNQFSGNIPIEVCHFYSLKILDLSNNKLSGSIPNCLHNMRSMISPYASMDVFKILSPTKYTKRGFSYVYFRVVTKYMVLHFVHSICLVDLSSNNFSGTIPSGLFMLTGLRSLNLSHNQLMGSISQHVSNLTLLESLDLSNNLFSGQIPQSMSGMSFLGALNLSCNNFEGKIPLGTQLESFTNLSYAGNPKLCGPPLTKLCQQDEKLPNEKQKREEDDDDDDSSEVWSWFFMGLGIGFATSFWGVLGAILFNRKFRHGYFRFLNIFYDILIRCFHSPYWSEYCFG from the exons ATGCCACATGCACTTATAAATTCCCACCATCCATTACCAAAACTCCAAAACATATCTTGTTGTGCAACCAATAATATGGCTACTTCCTCTTCCAACCAAGTTACAATCATTCTTTTTTGTTTACTATCTACAATCATCTTTAACTCATCATCACTAGTTATGTGTAATTCCATGATGGTTCATTGTGATGAGAAGGATGAGAGCACATTGCTCAAGTTTAAACATGAAGTCACAGATCCTTCTGGAGTACTCTCATCTTGGTCTTCTGATGAAGTAAAAGATTGTTGTCAGTGGAAAGGAGTTCATTGTGATAACATCACACATAGAGTTACAGAGCTTCATCTCCCTTGTGATACAATCCAATCTGATGAAATAATTGATAAAGATAATGAGAAACCGCACTGTCTAACAG AGTTACACTTAGATGATTGCAGTCTTAAAGATATAAATCCATCTCTTCAGTATGCTAATTTGACTTCACTTAAGGTTCTTAGTCTTGCTTCCAATGACTTCTCATCAATCTTGCCTTCTTGGTTATTCAATCTTAGTCACATCTCATACATTGACCTTTCAGAGAATTACCTGCATGGCCAATTACCTCAAACACTACCAAAATTTCATCAAAGCATTGAATCCTTGTGTTTGTATATCAATGATCTTGAAGGACCCATTCCAGATTGGTTAGGCCAACTTGATAAACTGAAAGCACTTGATCTTTGTTATAATAATTTTGATGGTCAAATCTCAACAATTTTGGAAAACTTACCATCCTTATTGATTGAATTGCGTCTGTACTCAAATTTCTTGACAGGAACTGTCTCTGAAAAGAACTTTCATTTGCTTTCCAAGTTAAAGATTTTAGGTTTAGGCTCAGAATACTTAGTCTTTGACTTTGATACCAAATGGATCCCTTCTTTTCAACTTCAAATCTTGGTTTTGAAAAATCCTGGTCCCAAATTTCCATCATGGATATATACACAAAGTTCTCTAGAATATCTGTACATTGGGAACTCAAGGGCTTCATTTGAACCTCTTGATAAGTTCTGGAAGTTTGCTGCTCAACTTGAAGTTTTGGTGTTGGTAAATAACTCCATCAATTCTGACATCTCAAATGTGTTGCTTGATTCCAAAGTTGTAATCATGCAATTGAATAACTTTAGAGGCAGTGTGCCTCAAGTGTCATCAAAAGTGACTCATTTGGAATTGTCTTATAACAATTTGTCTGACATTTCTCCTTTCTTATGTCAAAAGATGAAGGGGAAAAGGAATTTAGAGACTTTGTTCATATCTGATAATGCATTATCCGGAGAGATTCCAAATTGTTTGATGAATTGGACATCATTACTTCAAGTTAATTTGGGGAACAATAATTTGAGTGGCAAAATTCCTCACTCAATTGGCTCATTGTCTAGACTAATTTTTTTGAGTTTGGAAGGAAATATGTTATTTGGAGAGATACCTCTGTCATTAAAAGATTGCAAAAATCTTCGATACCTTATTCTAGGCGAAAATGCATTTTCTGGAACTATACCAAGCTGGATCAATCAAAGAATAAAAATACTCCAATTAGGATTTAATCAATTCAGTGGTAATATCCCAATTGAAGTATGTCATTTTTATTCTCTCAAGATATTGGATctttcaaataataaattatcaGGGTCAATACCTAACTGTTTGCACAATATGAGAAGTATGATTTCTCCATATGCTTCAATGGATGTGTTCAAGATTCTTAGCCCCACAAAATATACCAAAAGAGGTTTCAGTTATGTATACTTTAGGGTAGTTACAAAGTATATGGTATTACATTTTGTACATTCAATATGCCTTGTTGATCTTTCAAGCAACAATTTCTCTGGAACAATACCATCAGGGTTATTTATGCTCACTGGATTGCGATCTTTAAATCTGTCCCACAATCAATTAATGGGATCGATTTCACAACATGTTAGCAACTTGACACTGCTGGAATCTCTTGATCTCTCAAACAATTTATTTTCCGGACAAATTCCTCAGTCCATGTCTGGTATGTCTTTTCTTGGAGCCTTGAATCTTTCATGCAACAATTTTGAAGGCAAAATCCCATTGGGAACACAACTTGAGAGTTTCACAAACCTTAGCTATGCTGGAAATCCAAAACTTTGTGGACCTCCACTCACAAAACTTTGCCAACAAGATGAGAAACTAccgaacgaaaaacagaagagagaagaagatgatgatgatgatgatagctcTGAagtatggtcatggttttttatggggttgggaattggatttgccaCAAGCTTTTGGGGAGTATTGGGTGCTATTCTTTTCAACAGAAAATTCAGACATGGTTATTTCAGATTTCTAAATATATTCTATGACATTCTGATCCGCTGCTTCCATA GTCCTTATTGGAGTGAATATTGCTTTGGCTAA